From the Lolium rigidum isolate FL_2022 chromosome 2, APGP_CSIRO_Lrig_0.1, whole genome shotgun sequence genome, one window contains:
- the LOC124691511 gene encoding uncharacterized protein LOC124691511, protein MLRRHTILTRLLSSPTTSPIASLHRLLSAAAPAVSPNPSFAVEEYLVGTCGLTRAQALKASTKLSHLKSPTNPDAVLAFLAGLSLSSADVASAVAKDPQLLCANVEKTLAPVVAGLAGHGLAQAEIARFVSLGRSISRCRSVVSNLPYYVSLFGSVENLVRFLKKSSGLLGSSLEKVVKPNVVFLRKCGLSDCDISKLFLSMPRLLGANPEHVQAMVASAQGLGVPPGSPMFKYMLHAVTFVSEEKIASKLEDLKNMFRWSDAQVRIAVCKAPLVLTRSKESLQSRSKFLISDAGLAPAYIAQRSVMLNYSLEGRVRPRYYVLKFLKEKGLLPRDRDYYTALSISEKVFMERFICPHKEAAPKLAQDYAAACRGKMPTRFRFT, encoded by the coding sequence atgcTCCGACGACACACCATCCTCACCCGCCTCCTCTCTTCTCCCACCACCTCGCCCATAGCAtctctccaccgcctcctctccgCTGCGGCTCCCGCcgtttccccaaaccctagcttcgcCGTGGAGGAGTACCTCGTCGGCACCTGCGGCCTCACGCGAGCCCAGGCACTCAAGGCCTCCACCAAGCTCTCCCACCTCAAGTCCCCCACCAATCCCGACGCCGTCCTCGCCTTCCTCGCCGGCCTCAGCCTCTCGAGCGCCGACGTGGCCTCCGCCGTCGCCAAGGACCCGCAGTTACTCTGCGCGAACGTGGAGAAAACCCTGGCCCCCGTCGTCGCCGGGCTCGCCGGCCACGGCCTCGCACAGGCTGAGATCGCGCGCTTCGTCTCGCTCGGCCGCTCCATCTCCCGCTGCAGGTCCGTGGTCTCTAATCTGCCCTACTACGTGTCGCTCTTCGGCTCCGTCGAGAACCTCGTCAGGTTTCTCAAGAAGAGCTCCGGTCTCCTGGGATCCAGCCTCGAGAAGGTGGTCAAGCCCAATGTCGTGTTCCTGCGGAAATGCGGGCTCAGCGATTGCGATATTTCCAAGCTGTTCCTCTCTATGCCACGGTTGCTCGGCGCCAACCCGGAGCACGTCCAGGCGATGGTGGCGTCTGCCCAAGGTCTTGGTGTACCCCCTGGCTCTCCGATGTTCAAGTACATGCTGCATGCTGTCACATTTGTCAGCGAGGAGAAGATCGCCTCCAAACTGGAGGACCTGAAGAACATGTTCAGGTGGTCGGATGCTCAAGTGCGCATTGCTGTTTGTAAGGCCCCATTGGTGCTCACGAGATCTAAGGAGTCTCTGCAGAGCAGGTCAAAGTTCCTCATCTCTGACGCGGGGTTGGCACCGGCATACATTGCTCAGCGCTCTGTAATGCTCAATTACAGCCTGGAGGGACGGGTCAGACCCCGGTACTACGTCCTTAAGTTTCTTAAGGAAAAAGGATTGCTACCTCGAGACCGAGACTACTATACTGCTCTCAGCATCTCCGAGAAGGTATTCATGGAGAGGTTCATATGCCCTCACAAGGAAGCTGCACCGAAACTCGCTCAAGACTATGCAGCAGCTTGTAGAGGGAAAATGCCGACTAGATTCAGATTTACATGA
- the LOC124686188 gene encoding uncharacterized protein LOC124686188, whose product MLRIGRIVLTQANSSYYTSPVSHLHRLLSAAAPHISPNPSFAVEDYLVATCGLTRAQALKASTKLCHLKSPTKPDAVLAFLAGLGLSRADIAAVVAKDPKFLCTSVERTLASTVTDLTGTGLSHTEIARLVSLTPFSFRSRSIGSNLPYCVRLFGSYENLTRALKFSNYLLTRSLDKVVKPNVAFLHECGIDATGIASLCLAVPWLLGTKPEQVRAMVVRAEAVGVPRGSGMFRLALQAVAFRSEETIAVKVEQLKTAFRWSDAEVGTAVCKLPMLLTMSKDTMQSKSEFLISEVGLDPGYIARRPAMLGLSLKGRLRPRYYTVKFLKDNGLLDCERDYFNTFAASEKVFVEKFIYRHKDAAPHLAQDYAAACRGEGPTNFRFT is encoded by the coding sequence atgctcCGGATTGGACGAATCGTCCTCACCCAGGCCAACTCTTCTTACTACACCTCTCCCGTCTcccacctccaccgcctcctctccgccgccgccccccacatttccccaaaccctagcttcgcCGTCGAGGACTACCTCGTCGCCACCTGCGGCCTCACCCGAGCGCAAGCCCTCAAGGCTTCCACCAAGCTCTGCCACCTCAAGTCCCCCACCAAGCCCGACGCAGTCCTCGCCTTCCTCGCCGGCCTCGGCCTCTCCAGAGCCGACATCGCCGCCGTGGTGGCCAAGGACCCTAAGTTCCTCTGCACCAGCGTAGAGAGAACGCTGGCCTCCACCGTTACCGACCTCACCGGAACCGGCCTCTCGCATACTGAGATCGCACGCCTTGTCTCGCTCACCCCCTTCAGCTTCCGCAGCAGGTCCATCGGCTCCAACCTACCCTACTGCGTGCGCCTTTTCGGCTCCTACGAGAACCTCACCCGAGCGTTGAAGTTCAGCAACTACCTCCTCACAAGAAGCCTCGACAAGGTGGTCAAGCCCAATGTCGCCTTCCTACACGAGTGCGGGATAGATGCTACTGGCATCGCCTCGCTCTGCCTCGCTGTGCCATGGCTACTTGGCACCAAACCAGAGCAAGTCCGGGCCATGGTGGTGCGCGCTGAAGCTGTAGGTGTGCCCCGCGGCTCTGGGATGTTCAGGCTTGCGCTGCAGGCTGTCGCGTTCCGCAGCGAGGAGACGATAGCTGTCAAAGTGGAGCAACTGAAGACCGCGTTCAGGTGGTCCGATGCTGAGGTAGGCACCGCTGTTTGCAAGTTGCCAATGCTGCTCACAATGTCCAAGGACACGATGCAGAGCAAATCAGAGTTCCTTATCTCTGAGGTGGGGTTGGACCCGGGCTACATTGCTCGTCGGCCGGCAATGCTCGGTCTTAGCCTCAAGGGCCGGCTCAGGCCCCGGTACTACACTGTAAAGTTTCTCAAGGATAATGGATTGCTAGATTGCGAGCGGGACTACTTCAACACATTTGCGGCGAGCGAGAAGGTATTTGTGGAGAAATtcatttaccgtcacaaggatgcTGCCCCACACCTCGCTCAAGACTATGCGGCCGCTTGCAGAGGAGAAGGGCCGACTAACTTCAGATTTACATGA